Within the Pirellulales bacterium genome, the region CGATGGCGCTAAAGCCGGACGCGGAAACAGATGCCGCGGGAACAAAAGCACCCATCAGTGAGCCTAGCTCCGTCACCGTGCTGGACCCGTCCGTGGTGGGCACGCTTCCACCGCCGTCCATAATTCCTTCTTCCAAGGGCGTGTATCCCTGGCCCTGGCTGAGCCCGCCAATGATGATGCTCCGCGGCACAGAGATGCCGTTCGGACCCGTCGTCAGCTCGGGATCAAGGTTAATTGTGCCGTTGGCAGAGAGTTGAACTTGCTGGCCCGCGGCCGTAAACGTGAATGCCGAGACCATGGGCACGGCGCCGCTTTCGGGAATGCCGAATTCGCCGCTGGCCGTGGCGGCCACTTGAATGCTCGTCGCGCCTGCCCTGGAAGCAAACAGAATTGCCCCGAGGAAGATTGGAAATAACATTGCCCCGCGACAAGCATCCTGGCCTAACCTGCATCGCAAAATGAATCCATTCATAAGAGCTCTCAAGATGTCGAATTGCAAAAACGTCCTAGTGGACAAAAGATAAGATGTGCACCTGGTCTGGTCAAGCGAAGTTGCTAGCAGTGCTGGCGCCGGCGGACTGCCGCACAGGCTCGTGGTTTGTGGCGGCGATTGTGGCAGCTTCCGACGGCGATCACAACATCAAATCATCGCCAGCCGGTGCTGATCCAGGGGAGCGATTGATTGTCAGCCAAGGCGGGATCGACACGCCGCAAATAGGCGTACATTGCGCCGGTGTGATGTTGTATGTGTCGCAAGTTGTAAAGGTGCAGCTCGGCGCGGCAACATTTGCGCCGGGCAATGCCGGAGGGGCCGGCCAGCGATTGCTCCGTTTCAGCGGCCAGCACATCGCGCAGTTTTTGGTGGACAAGCCGCACGTATTCCAACGTTTCTGGTTGAGACAGACCGATGCTGGCAGCTTCGCCGCGTTCGTCCCCGCCGCGCTGGTGCAATTCGCGAAGCTGAAACGCCTGCTCGCCGGGAGATAAATAGTAATCGGCGAAAAACAATGTGTGATATGCCACGTAGCGAAACGTGTTGTTGGCAATTTTGCTTTCCCAATGCTCGCTCGGACAGGCCGCGATGCACTGCTTCAACATCGCCAGCGCCGCTTCGAACTGGCCGAGGACGGTTTGCTTGTAAAGTTCCAGCATAAACATTCTCCAGAGCTGACGATGGACACAGTATTGGCATCGGGTTAAGGTCGTCAAGTGATCGCCATGGCTTGGAAACCGAGCCGCGGCAGTGTAATGTAGCAGGCCTGGCCGGAGGGTAACTCATCGCCCATTGCTAAGGAGCGTTCCATGCAGCGCCGTGTAACAACCGTTTGCCTGGGAACGTTGGGATTGCTGTTGATTGCGTGTGGCCAGGCAGCAGCCCAATCGGGACAAAAACGCGCGCTGTTCGATGGGGTTACGCTAGATGGCTGGATTCAGGAACCGCTGCATGCCACGACGCTGGCGGCCAGCGATTTCAAAGATTTCCCCGGCCTGGTGAAAGCGCTGACCGATCCATCGAACAAGCTGTCCACATTTGTCTGCGAGCAATTGGATGACAGCGTGAAATCGGCGATTGTCTCGTATTCTGGCAGCGAAGATGCCGCAGCCACGAAAACGCTGAAATCGAACCTGGCCAAAGCGCTGAACAAAATAATGGCCGGGCCGTCACTGTACGACGCAGCGCACGCCCAGGCCGTAACGCTGCGGTCGGAGACGGAGGCTTTGCACGAAAAACATCCCCAGGGAAAAGAAGCGGCGCGGCTGAATCGGGTGATTCTGGAAGACGCCTATCCAAATTTAATTGCCATCAGCCCGGCGGCCGCCTGGATTGTGAAAGACGGCGCCATGGCCAGCACCGGGGCCGGCCGGGGCGTCATTTACACTAAGGACGATTTCACCAAGTACCGGCTGATGTTTACCATGCGGCATGTATCCGGCCAGCCCGATCATCAGCCTTGCTTTTTGATTTTCTGTACTCGCCCCGCTGAAGGAGAAAAGCCGCTCGATGCACTGGGGGGCATTCAATTTCAAACTCCCAAAGGCAGCCACTGGGATTATCGGCCGGGCAAAAACAAAAGCGGCGAAGGCTTCACGCAGGTAACCAAGCCCGACTTCAATGCCAAAGAGTGGCACCGTGTGGAGATTTTGGTCGACGCCACCAAGGGGACGGCCCGCATGGCTGTGGCCCAACCGCCGACAGCCAAAGCCGTGGAAGTGCTCGATTACGACGTGCCCGATGCCGGCCGCACCGGGCCCATCGCTTTTCAAATGCACAACGGCGGTATTTTCGACGAGTACAAAGACGTGGAAATTGAAATCGACCCGGCCGTGGATGAGTTGATTTCGACGAAGTAAGCGAGCAGCGGCTAGCAATTAGCAATTAGCCGGATGCAGAAAATTAGCCGCGAATTAACGCAAATATCTCCGGCGCGGCGGCGTAACCCAACGGTTACGATTCCCAGTCCGCCCAGGGCCGCCATCAACAGCGAAGCGGGCTCGGGCACCGGCGCGACCAGCACAATATCGCCCGGATTCGCCGTGGTTCCGTCGTAATCGATGCTCCAACCGCTCGGCAAATTGACGCTGGCAAAGGCGGTGCCCGTCACGTTGGGCGAGCCCACATCGGCATTCGCCAGGACGTATTCCGCCTGGGTCTGCGTGCCGGTTGCGTTGAGATTGAAATGCAGATTGGTCAGCGCGAGCGTGCCACTGCCGCTGAGGGAAATGAGCTCGGCCAAGTCGCTTGCGATGTTGTCGGTGAGCGAACCGCCGCTGCCGGTGGTTCCGCCGGCCAGCGTTCCGCCGCTGATGGTAATGTTCGAGTGTCCCAGTCCGCCGCCATTGTCCAGGGTTGTTGCGCCGGTGATCGCGAGCCCGCCTGAAAACGGACTGACGATGCTAGTGAAGTTGGTGGTTTGGCTGGTCGAGATTGCCAGGTTTCCCCCGCCGGAGCCGTCACCGACCGCGACCGCAAAGTTGTAAGCGCCAGCAGCCGTTCCGGCCAACGTTACCGTCGTGGTGTTGCCGGTGGTTGCATTGCCATTCACTGTCATCACGGCGTGGCCGCTATTGGCATTAAAACTCACGGCTGTTGTGGCGGAAGAATTGTTCGTCCAGATCTGGCTGGCCGAGAGAATGATGCTCTGGCTACCGGCACCCGAGGGTGAATTGAAATTCAGCGGGCCAGCGGGATTGGTTGCACTGGCTTCGGTCTGAATAGTGATTCCGCCGGCTCCGATGGTGCGCGTGACGGCACTGCCGCCCAGCACCGTCAGCGTGATTGCGCCCTGGTCCACCGTGAGGCTATTGAGAATTTTGCTGCCGGCCGTGTTGATGCTGTAAGTAGCCGGCGCATTTGTGCCAGCAGAGAAAACCACGTCGCTGCCGTCGAGGTTACCCGCGCCCGAGGCCGGCCACGCCACGGTGGCGATGGACCCGGTGGGATCGGTGGTCCACTGCGAGTTGCTGCTGTTCCAGTCGGTCGCGCCGCTTCCGGTGCCGGCGGTGGCGCCGTTCGTGTCGTAATAGACGGTGCTGGCCGAAACGTTACCGGCCGAGATCAGGGCGAACCCCAGCAGCGCGCTGAGGGCGAACAAAGTTGTCGAGATCTTCATCAGTAGCTCTCCGCAGGCATGGGGGAAAGCCCTGAACAATCCCGTCGCCTAAAAATGTGACACAAGATGTAATCATAAAATTGTGCCTTCCTTTTGCTCCGAGTCACAGAATAACTGACAACCTCGGGGAAATCAACAATTTGGCAAATATTTTATCTCGTTATTTTGATCAATCTACCTACGTTTATTTCTAAGCCACCTCGACGTTTCCCCCACGGGGGCACGGAGCCCGGAATGCGGGAGATATTGGCCGCAAATGCACGCAAATGAACGCAAATAAGAAGAAGGAATGATGGAGTGGTTCAAAATTGCCTTCCCTATTCATTCGCGTTTATTTGCGTTTATTCGCGGCCTGTTTTCTGTGTCTGTTACAAAGACTGGCTTCTTCAAAGACGGCCGGCTCTCCGGCTCCGCGATGAATAGCCGCGCGAACCGGCTACCGGCCGCCCTTTTGCTCGATCTTCGCCCAGGTGTCTTTCAAAGTCACCGTGCGATTGAACACAGGCTGGCCGGGCTGGGAATCGATGCGGTCGGCAATGAAGTAGCCGGTGCGTTCGAATTGGAAGCTGTTGCCGGGTTGGGCATCGACCAAGCTCGGTTCCAGCTTGGCCTCGGTCAGCGTTTCCAATGAATTCGGATTGAGATTCACCAGGTAATTTTGCCCGGCGGGCACATCGTCTGGATCGGCCTGGGAAAACAGATGATCGTACAACCGCACGGGCGCGGTCACGGCCTGCGCGGCGGAAACCCAGTGAATGGTGCCCTTCACTTTGCGGTCCGATTGCGGCAAGCCGCTTTTGGTTTCCGGATCGTACGTGCAGTGCACTTCGGTGACGGCGCCGCTGGAATCTTTCGTGACGCTGACGCACTTGATAATGTACGCATAGCGCAGCCGCACTTCCGCCCCGGGCGCCAGGCGGAAGAATTTTTTCGGCGGCTCCTCGCGGAAATCGTCCTGCTCAATGTACAGCGTTCGAGAGAACGGGACTTGCCGTTTGCCGGCCGCCGGGTCTTCCGGGTTGTTTACCGCTTCCAGCATTTCGATTTTGTCGGCCGGGTAATTGTCGATAACGACTTTTAGTGGCCGCAGCACTCCCATGCGGCGCGGGGCACGGCGATTCAAATCTTCCCGCACCGCCCCTTCCAACACCGCCATGTCGATAGTGCTGTTGAATTTGGCCACGCCAATGCGGTCGCAAAACAGGCGGATCGACTCGGGCGTGTAACCGCGGCGGCGCAGACCGCAAATGGTGGGCATGCGCGGATCGTCCCAGCCGGCAACGTGCTTATCTTTCACCAGCTCCAGCAGGCGGCGCTTGCTCATCATGGTGTACGTGAGGTTGAGCCGGGCAAATTCGATTTGTTGCGGATGGATGATTGCTTCCACACCCTGGCGTGTCTCTCCGAGACTCGCACTCGCGTCTCGGAGAGACGCGGCTACGTGAGTGGCTACGTGAGTGGCTACGTGAGCGGCTGCGTGATTGGAGTTGCATTCGATGATGCGATCCAAATACCAATCGTACAGCGGGCGGTGATTTTCGAACTCCAGCGTGCAAATGCTGTGCGTCACGTTTTCGATGGAATCGCTTTGACCATGGGCCCAATCGTACATGGGATAAATGCACCAGCGGTCGCCGGTGCGGTGGTGCTTAGCGTACAAAATGCGGTACATCACCGGATCGCGCATGTTCAAGTTGGGATGGGCCATGTCAACCTTGGCTCGCAAGGTGCGCGAGCCTTCGGGAAATTCCCCTTTGCCCATCCGCGCGAACAGATCGAGATTTTCCTCGACGGGCCGAGTGCGGAACGGACTGTTTTTGCCCGGCGTGGTAAGCGTGCCGCGATACTCGCGGATTTGGTCGGCGTTCAAATCGCACACGTAGGCGTAGCCGGCCTGGATGAGCTGCACGGCCCAGGCGTGAATTTGCTCGAAGTAATCGCTGGCATACAGCGGCGGCGGAACGTGGAAGCCGAGCCAGCGAACGTCTTCCTCAATCGATTCGACGTACTCTTCCTCTTCCTTGGTCGGGTTGGTGTCGTCGAACCGCAGGTTGCACGTGCCGTGGTATTTAATCGCCAGGCCGAAATTCAGGCAGATGCTTTTGGCGTGGCCAATGTGCAAGTAACCGTTAGGCTCCGGCGGGAACCGCGTTTGCACCCGATTGCCAAAGCGGCCGGTGCGGGCGTGCTCCTCAATAATTTCTTCGATGAAATTCAGCGAACGGGGTTCGTCAGGCATGGGAAGTTGGTGGTCTAGTGTCTGGTGATGGTAGTCTGATGTCTGAGAGAGCGCGACGTCGATAGTTTCCCGCAATGATTGCTTTCAAGCAAGAGCGGCGCTTACACTAACCAGCTTGGAGGACCATGAACATGAAAGCCGCGAGTTACATTCCCAAAGATTGCCATGCCGTGACGCCGTATTTGGTGGTGCCCAATGCGAGCCGTTTCATCGAGTTTGCCCAGCAGGCGTTTGGCGGCACGGTAAGTGAAAAAATTACTCGGCCCGATGGGGGCGTGTTGCACGCCCAGGTGCGAATTGCCGATTCGCTGTTGATGATTGGCGAGCCGCCGCCGGGCCAGAAAACATGGCAAGTGGTGCTGTATTTATATGTGCCCGACTGTGATGCCACGTACCGGCAGGCGGTGGCGGCCGGCGGGGAATCGCAAACCGAGCCGACCGACATGTTCTACGGCGACCGCAGCGCCTGCGTGAAAGACCCGGCCGGCAACATGTGGTGGATTGCCACGCACAAGGAAGAGTTAACCACTGAAGAAATCCAACAGCGAGCGGCAAAGATGTTTAGTGAGAAGCCGAAGTGAAAACAAATCAAATGCAAATCGATTTTAAAATAATTGCGTGATACGAGGCCACAGTATGAGCTTAGAGCCTGAAATAGAAAGCAAGGGGCTTGCAGTGTTAATCGTCGATGCTCTCATGACGGCGGGATTACTGCCACGTCAACATTTGGACCACGC harbors:
- a CDS encoding DinB family protein, which encodes MLELYKQTVLGQFEAALAMLKQCIAACPSEHWESKIANNTFRYVAYHTLFFADYYLSPGEQAFQLRELHQRGGDERGEAASIGLSQPETLEYVRLVHQKLRDVLAAETEQSLAGPSGIARRKCCRAELHLYNLRHIQHHTGAMYAYLRRVDPALADNQSLPWISTGWR
- a CDS encoding DUF1080 domain-containing protein; the encoded protein is MQRRVTTVCLGTLGLLLIACGQAAAQSGQKRALFDGVTLDGWIQEPLHATTLAASDFKDFPGLVKALTDPSNKLSTFVCEQLDDSVKSAIVSYSGSEDAAATKTLKSNLAKALNKIMAGPSLYDAAHAQAVTLRSETEALHEKHPQGKEAARLNRVILEDAYPNLIAISPAAAWIVKDGAMASTGAGRGVIYTKDDFTKYRLMFTMRHVSGQPDHQPCFLIFCTRPAEGEKPLDALGGIQFQTPKGSHWDYRPGKNKSGEGFTQVTKPDFNAKEWHRVEILVDATKGTARMAVAQPPTAKAVEVLDYDVPDAGRTGPIAFQMHNGGIFDEYKDVEIEIDPAVDELISTK
- a CDS encoding PEP-CTERM sorting domain-containing protein; translation: MKISTTLFALSALLGFALISAGNVSASTVYYDTNGATAGTGSGATDWNSSNSQWTTDPTGSIATVAWPASGAGNLDGSDVVFSAGTNAPATYSINTAGSKILNSLTVDQGAITLTVLGGSAVTRTIGAGGITIQTEASATNPAGPLNFNSPSGAGSQSIILSASQIWTNNSSATTAVSFNANSGHAVMTVNGNATTGNTTTVTLAGTAAGAYNFAVAVGDGSGGGNLAISTSQTTNFTSIVSPFSGGLAITGATTLDNGGGLGHSNITISGGTLAGGTTGSGGSLTDNIASDLAELISLSGSGTLALTNLHFNLNATGTQTQAEYVLANADVGSPNVTGTAFASVNLPSGWSIDYDGTTANPGDIVLVAPVPEPASLLMAALGGLGIVTVGLRRRAGDICVNSRLIFCIRLIANC
- a CDS encoding glutamine--tRNA ligase/YqeY domain fusion protein yields the protein MPDEPRSLNFIEEIIEEHARTGRFGNRVQTRFPPEPNGYLHIGHAKSICLNFGLAIKYHGTCNLRFDDTNPTKEEEEYVESIEEDVRWLGFHVPPPLYASDYFEQIHAWAVQLIQAGYAYVCDLNADQIREYRGTLTTPGKNSPFRTRPVEENLDLFARMGKGEFPEGSRTLRAKVDMAHPNLNMRDPVMYRILYAKHHRTGDRWCIYPMYDWAHGQSDSIENVTHSICTLEFENHRPLYDWYLDRIIECNSNHAAAHVATHVATHVAASLRDASASLGETRQGVEAIIHPQQIEFARLNLTYTMMSKRRLLELVKDKHVAGWDDPRMPTICGLRRRGYTPESIRLFCDRIGVAKFNSTIDMAVLEGAVREDLNRRAPRRMGVLRPLKVVIDNYPADKIEMLEAVNNPEDPAAGKRQVPFSRTLYIEQDDFREEPPKKFFRLAPGAEVRLRYAYIIKCVSVTKDSSGAVTEVHCTYDPETKSGLPQSDRKVKGTIHWVSAAQAVTAPVRLYDHLFSQADPDDVPAGQNYLVNLNPNSLETLTEAKLEPSLVDAQPGNSFQFERTGYFIADRIDSQPGQPVFNRTVTLKDTWAKIEQKGGR
- a CDS encoding VOC family protein, which encodes MKAASYIPKDCHAVTPYLVVPNASRFIEFAQQAFGGTVSEKITRPDGGVLHAQVRIADSLLMIGEPPPGQKTWQVVLYLYVPDCDATYRQAVAAGGESQTEPTDMFYGDRSACVKDPAGNMWWIATHKEELTTEEIQQRAAKMFSEKPK